A section of the Corynebacterium tuberculostearicum genome encodes:
- a CDS encoding GNAT family N-acetyltransferase, with the protein MHLVHIARPPRPAHSPSTDARPSEPADCIRSFVFWANLAAQEASGDAAASTSPGRVVQRLQGSSESQTHLFAVVDGDSTLGEVSELGLPLIPSVEPSPELDYLGFIHISLPLLEEREAAEIECVLCDLPLPGEQLDEEGRKVAEWMGAKALELARKLGRTVAHVGLLHPPGADPDYDAMGSIYRELGFTQRHAEHQLVMDIPESPVAALLPAGITAHVWPDYDIPEGYLDEVMRLLSLASADAETGDLTVEPIVWTRARLREAHSRLRSRRGHTLLVALTGEEGKILALAEMARHEDANPEVCEWTLTVTDRPHRRRGLAQLAKLTALHEVAGYWPRVRRCYCSVAAKDAAMNAIYRSLGARELSRSSAWELQLRD; encoded by the coding sequence GTGCACCTCGTCCACATTGCGCGGCCACCGCGGCCGGCGCACTCGCCTAGCACTGACGCCCGGCCCAGCGAACCTGCGGACTGCATTCGCAGCTTCGTCTTTTGGGCCAACTTGGCGGCCCAAGAAGCAAGCGGCGATGCCGCGGCGTCGACGTCGCCCGGCCGAGTGGTTCAGCGTCTGCAGGGTTCTAGCGAATCACAGACCCATCTCTTTGCCGTAGTGGACGGCGACTCCACCCTTGGTGAGGTTTCTGAGCTGGGACTGCCGCTCATCCCCTCGGTGGAGCCGAGCCCGGAGCTAGATTACCTCGGGTTCATCCACATCAGCCTGCCGCTGTTGGAGGAGCGCGAGGCCGCAGAGATTGAATGCGTGCTGTGCGACCTGCCTCTGCCCGGCGAGCAGCTCGATGAGGAAGGGCGCAAGGTTGCTGAGTGGATGGGTGCGAAGGCGCTGGAGCTGGCCCGTAAACTCGGCCGCACCGTAGCGCACGTAGGACTATTGCACCCGCCGGGCGCGGACCCAGACTACGACGCTATGGGCAGCATCTACCGCGAGTTGGGATTTACGCAGAGGCATGCGGAGCACCAGCTGGTGATGGACATCCCTGAAAGCCCTGTGGCAGCGCTACTCCCGGCGGGAATCACCGCCCACGTTTGGCCGGATTACGACATCCCTGAGGGCTACCTCGACGAGGTCATGCGGCTGCTTAGCCTAGCTTCCGCTGACGCGGAAACTGGTGATCTGACGGTGGAGCCCATCGTGTGGACGCGTGCTCGATTGCGCGAAGCGCACAGCCGACTGCGCTCTCGTCGCGGGCACACGCTTCTTGTCGCACTCACCGGTGAGGAGGGAAAAATCCTCGCGCTGGCGGAAATGGCTCGGCACGAGGACGCGAATCCTGAAGTATGCGAGTGGACTCTGACTGTGACCGATCGCCCGCACCGCCGCCGCGGACTTGCGCAGCTAGCCAAGCTCACAGCGCTGCATGAGGTGGCAGGCTATTGGCCGCGAGTGCGGCGCTGCTATTGTTCCGTTGCCGCCAAGGACGCGGCAATGAATGCCATTTACCGCAGCCTGGGCGCCCGGGAACTCTCCCGTTCTTCTGCGTGGGAATTGCAGCTGCGGGACTAG
- the dapF gene encoding diaminopimelate epimerase has product MKFAKGHGTENDFVIVEDHAAATPLAPERVAALCDRRAGIGGDGLLRVVRAEALHAAGEIESLAEGIAPHDWFMDYRNADGSVAEMCGNGTRVFAHWLRSRGLVEEDEFTIGTRAGAKRVTVHSYDEHAAEVTVEMGPAEVTGVSTASMAGESYAGLGVDMGNPHLAAVVPGLDAEGLAAKTFEQPVIDEAFFPAGVNVEVVTPLRDGHVHMRVFERGVGETRSCGTGTVAAATAALADAAVDHTTTPHGTVHVHVPGGEVTVDIYEGGSRLTGPSAIVATGETSL; this is encoded by the coding sequence ATGAAATTTGCCAAGGGTCATGGAACTGAGAACGACTTTGTCATCGTCGAAGACCACGCGGCCGCCACGCCGCTTGCCCCCGAGCGCGTAGCGGCGCTGTGCGATCGCCGCGCCGGTATTGGCGGCGACGGATTGCTGCGCGTCGTGCGCGCCGAGGCCTTGCACGCGGCCGGGGAAATCGAGTCGCTGGCCGAGGGCATCGCGCCCCATGACTGGTTCATGGATTATCGCAACGCCGACGGTTCCGTGGCCGAAATGTGCGGCAACGGCACCCGCGTTTTCGCCCACTGGCTGCGCTCGCGCGGCCTCGTCGAAGAAGACGAGTTCACCATCGGCACCCGCGCCGGCGCCAAGCGCGTGACGGTGCACTCGTATGATGAGCATGCGGCCGAGGTCACCGTGGAGATGGGACCGGCCGAAGTAACGGGTGTATCCACCGCGTCTATGGCCGGGGAGAGCTACGCCGGTCTAGGCGTTGACATGGGCAACCCGCACCTCGCGGCCGTGGTGCCGGGGCTGGACGCCGAGGGACTTGCGGCCAAGACTTTCGAGCAGCCCGTCATCGATGAAGCCTTCTTCCCGGCCGGCGTGAATGTTGAGGTTGTGACCCCGCTGCGCGATGGCCACGTGCACATGCGCGTCTTTGAGCGCGGGGTAGGAGAGACCCGCTCTTGCGGCACCGGCACCGTGGCGGCCGCGACCGCCGCGCTTGCCGACGCCGCCGTTGACCACACCACCACCCCTCACGGCACCGTGCACGTACACGTTCCCGGCGGGGAAGTGACGGTGGACATCTACGAGGGTGGCTCGCGCCTGACCGGCCCGTCCGCGATCGTCGCCACCGGCGAGACCTCCCTTTAG
- the hflX gene encoding GTPase HflX: protein MTEFSQHNNDDLLARAFRFNDAPAAPEATPTTGDLDLAERNAFRRVTRETTIRAEDTTDGYEVEYRKLRLERVILVGVWTEGTVAEVEATMDELAALTETAGAEVVEMIYQKRDKPDSGTFIGSGKVKELRDIVEATGADTVVCDGELNPGQLTALERALNTKVIDRTMLILDIFAQHAKSKEGKAQVSLAQLEYLYTHTRGWGGNLSRQAGGRAGSNGGVGLRGPGETKIETDRRRIRTEMARLRKELRAMKTAREVKRSKRQRSTIAQIAIAGYTNAGKSSLINAMTGAGVLVEDALFATLDPTTRRATLADGRQVVFTDTVGFVRHLPTQLVEAFKSTLEEVLAADIMLHVVDGSDPFPLKQIEAVNQVIYDIVAETGEQAPPEIIVINKIDQADPLVLAELRHVLDHEDVVYVSARTGEGIDELTARVELFLNSRDSHVKLQVPFTRGDVVARVHAEGTVRHEEYTADGTLVDVRLPAPTARELAEFIVEEVS, encoded by the coding sequence ATGACCGAATTTTCCCAGCACAATAACGACGATCTCCTCGCCCGCGCGTTCCGCTTTAACGACGCCCCGGCCGCACCAGAGGCGACGCCCACCACCGGTGACCTTGACCTGGCAGAGCGTAACGCCTTCCGTCGCGTTACCCGTGAGACCACCATCCGCGCCGAAGACACCACCGATGGCTATGAGGTGGAGTACCGAAAGCTGCGCCTCGAGCGCGTCATCCTGGTGGGCGTGTGGACCGAAGGCACCGTGGCCGAAGTCGAAGCCACCATGGACGAGCTCGCGGCGCTGACCGAGACCGCCGGCGCCGAAGTAGTAGAGATGATCTACCAAAAGCGCGATAAGCCTGATTCCGGCACCTTCATTGGCTCCGGCAAGGTCAAGGAATTGCGCGACATCGTCGAGGCCACCGGCGCCGATACCGTGGTGTGCGATGGCGAGCTCAACCCCGGCCAGCTCACCGCTCTCGAGCGCGCGCTTAACACCAAGGTCATTGACCGCACGATGCTCATCCTTGACATCTTTGCCCAGCACGCCAAGTCCAAAGAGGGCAAGGCGCAGGTTTCCTTGGCGCAACTGGAATACCTCTACACCCATACCCGTGGTTGGGGCGGCAACCTTTCGCGCCAGGCGGGCGGCCGCGCCGGCTCCAACGGCGGCGTGGGCCTGCGTGGTCCCGGTGAGACCAAGATCGAGACGGATCGTCGCCGCATCCGCACGGAGATGGCCCGGCTGCGCAAGGAGCTGCGCGCTATGAAGACCGCCCGTGAGGTCAAGCGTTCCAAGCGCCAGCGCTCCACCATCGCGCAGATAGCCATTGCCGGCTACACCAATGCCGGAAAGTCCTCGCTCATTAACGCTATGACCGGCGCCGGCGTGCTGGTGGAGGACGCACTCTTTGCCACGTTGGACCCCACCACTCGCCGTGCCACGCTTGCCGACGGCCGCCAGGTCGTCTTCACCGACACCGTCGGCTTTGTCCGCCACCTGCCCACGCAGCTGGTCGAGGCCTTCAAATCCACCCTGGAAGAGGTGCTGGCCGCCGATATTATGTTGCACGTGGTCGATGGCTCTGACCCCTTCCCGCTCAAGCAGATTGAGGCCGTCAACCAGGTCATCTATGACATTGTCGCGGAAACCGGCGAGCAGGCCCCGCCCGAGATCATCGTGATCAACAAGATCGACCAGGCCGACCCGCTTGTGCTCGCCGAGTTGCGTCACGTACTCGACCACGAGGATGTTGTCTACGTATCCGCGCGCACGGGCGAGGGAATCGACGAGCTGACCGCGCGCGTGGAGCTTTTTCTCAACTCCCGCGATAGCCACGTCAAGCTGCAGGTTCCCTTCACCCGCGGCGATGTGGTCGCCCGCGTTCACGCCGAGGGCACGGTGCGCCACGAGGAGTACACGGCCGATGGCACGCTTGTCGACGTCCGCCTTCCCGCACCCACCGCCCGCGAACTCGCCGAATTCATCGTGGAGGAAGTTTCCTAA
- the miaA gene encoding tRNA (adenosine(37)-N6)-dimethylallyltransferase MiaA, translating to MGGLMRPIAVFGPTASGKSALGLALAQELDGEVVNVDSMQLYRGMDIGTAKLTPAEREGIPHHQLDVWDVTETASVARYQRDAIADVEGIMARGKTPILVGGSMLYAQALVDDWQFPPTDPAVRAKYEARRVEIGTDALHEELAQVDPAAAAIIEDKDPRRTVRALEVIELTGKPYKASQPPKDAPPRWGTRLLGLRTTADWLNPRIELRTRQMFERGLIEEVERLQAQGLVADSTAGRAIGYAQVFQAQRGELTWDEAVERTITGTRRYVRRQRSWFNRDKRIMWLDAAGDTTAQALRALG from the coding sequence ATGGGAGGTCTAATGCGCCCCATTGCAGTGTTTGGACCCACCGCTTCCGGCAAATCTGCGCTGGGGTTGGCGCTGGCGCAGGAGCTGGACGGCGAGGTGGTCAACGTCGATTCCATGCAGCTCTACCGCGGTATGGACATTGGCACCGCCAAGCTCACCCCGGCTGAGCGCGAGGGAATCCCGCACCACCAGCTCGATGTGTGGGACGTGACTGAGACCGCTTCTGTGGCCCGCTACCAGCGCGATGCCATCGCGGACGTGGAAGGCATCATGGCCCGCGGCAAGACACCAATCCTGGTCGGGGGCTCCATGCTTTATGCCCAAGCGCTTGTCGACGACTGGCAGTTCCCACCCACCGACCCCGCCGTCCGCGCCAAATATGAGGCCCGGCGCGTAGAAATCGGTACCGATGCCCTGCACGAGGAGCTGGCGCAGGTGGATCCGGCCGCGGCCGCCATCATTGAAGATAAGGACCCGCGGCGCACCGTGCGAGCGCTTGAGGTCATCGAGTTGACCGGCAAGCCCTATAAAGCCAGCCAACCGCCGAAGGACGCCCCGCCGCGGTGGGGTACCCGTCTGCTCGGCCTGCGCACCACCGCAGACTGGCTCAATCCGCGCATCGAGCTGCGCACGCGCCAGATGTTTGAGCGCGGGCTCATCGAGGAAGTCGAGCGCCTCCAAGCCCAGGGCTTGGTGGCCGATTCCACGGCCGGGCGTGCCATAGGCTATGCGCAGGTATTCCAGGCCCAGCGCGGCGAACTTACGTGGGATGAGGCCGTTGAACGCACAATTACCGGGACACGGCGCTACGTGCGCCGCCAACGTTCCTGGTTCAATCGCGACAAGCGCATCATGTGGCTGGATGCCGCGGGCGATACGACCGCCCAAGCGCTGCGCGCGCTAGGGTAG
- a CDS encoding DUF349 domain-containing protein has translation MSPIPTPGSMPKKGPRPTAKPVPVQAPSKNDPAKWGRVDADGSVFVSSPEGERKIGEWQAGTPEEGLQHYGARYDDLSTEIELLEARLRANPSEAAGIKKTAAQLRDTLPTAAVIGDIAALDRRLVAVIEHSVEAGEQAQADKERRREEAIAAKEKLAAEAEEIAENSTEWKAAGDRIRAILEEWKQIKGIDRKTDDALWKRYSRARDSFNRRRGSHFAELDRARAVARKKKEELVERAEAIQDSTEWGPTARAYRDLMTEWKAAGRAPRDVDDKLWARFRAAQDKFFNARNAVNDERDREFAENAKAKDALIAEYDGQIDPSKGIEGAKAKLRELQEKWEEIGFVPRKQVREYESKIEALEQRVADAEKSEWRRTDPEAQARVAQFQAKVDEFNSQAEAAEAKGNAKKAADLRAQAEQWQAFADAAANAVNDK, from the coding sequence ATGTCTCCCATCCCTACCCCAGGTTCCATGCCCAAGAAGGGCCCTCGTCCCACCGCAAAGCCTGTTCCAGTCCAGGCACCCAGCAAGAATGACCCGGCCAAGTGGGGCCGCGTCGACGCGGATGGTTCCGTCTTCGTTTCCTCTCCGGAGGGCGAACGCAAGATTGGCGAATGGCAGGCCGGCACCCCCGAGGAGGGCCTACAGCACTACGGCGCGCGCTACGACGATCTCTCCACCGAAATTGAACTGCTCGAGGCGCGCCTGCGCGCCAACCCTAGTGAGGCCGCTGGCATCAAGAAGACCGCAGCGCAACTGCGCGACACCCTGCCTACCGCTGCGGTGATCGGTGATATCGCAGCCCTTGACCGCCGCCTTGTTGCCGTCATTGAGCACTCGGTAGAAGCCGGCGAGCAGGCGCAGGCCGATAAGGAGCGCCGCCGCGAGGAAGCTATCGCTGCCAAGGAAAAGCTGGCAGCTGAGGCAGAAGAAATTGCCGAAAACTCCACCGAATGGAAGGCCGCAGGCGACCGCATCCGCGCCATCCTAGAAGAGTGGAAGCAGATTAAGGGCATTGATCGCAAGACCGATGATGCCCTGTGGAAGCGCTACTCCCGCGCCCGCGACTCCTTCAACCGCCGTCGCGGCTCCCACTTTGCCGAGCTGGACCGCGCCCGTGCGGTTGCCCGCAAGAAGAAGGAAGAACTCGTCGAGCGTGCCGAGGCCATCCAGGATTCCACCGAGTGGGGACCCACCGCCCGCGCCTACCGCGATTTGATGACCGAATGGAAGGCCGCCGGCCGCGCCCCGCGCGACGTGGACGATAAGCTGTGGGCCCGCTTCCGCGCCGCCCAGGACAAGTTCTTCAATGCCCGCAATGCCGTCAATGACGAGCGCGACCGTGAGTTTGCGGAAAATGCCAAGGCCAAGGACGCCTTGATTGCGGAGTACGACGGCCAGATCGACCCGTCCAAGGGCATTGAGGGTGCGAAGGCTAAGCTGCGCGAGCTGCAGGAAAAGTGGGAAGAGATTGGCTTCGTTCCCCGCAAGCAGGTGCGCGAGTACGAGTCCAAGATTGAGGCGCTGGAGCAGCGCGTCGCTGACGCAGAAAAGTCCGAGTGGCGCCGCACCGACCCAGAGGCGCAAGCACGCGTGGCGCAGTTCCAAGCTAAGGTCGACGAGTTTAACTCCCAGGCCGAGGCAGCTGAGGCCAAGGGCAATGCGAAAAAGGCCGCTGATCTGCGCGCGCAGGCGGAGCAGTGGCAGGCTTTTGCCGACGCCGCCGCTAACGCCGTCAACGATAAGTAG